One Candidatus Neomarinimicrobiota bacterium genomic region harbors:
- a CDS encoding aminotransferase class V-fold PLP-dependent enzyme, with protein sequence MNNGLPKGQQLYEKVRNDFIGLNTQYKVATGKTSTRVYLDSSATTLMMKVAHDVMEDFYKHYANTHSLLHFGAKISTREYDWAHRRILSFVKADPEVYTCFFTGSGTTTGMNRLARILRDIRPDKDVAIVSIMEHHSNDLPHRKHMKKVDHIPLKSSNGKLGCVCLESLEKILQKNEGHVNYVAMTGVSNVTGIVNPINEAAEVAHRYGVLFIVDGAQLASHVPVKMSVPENPEQNIDALVFSGHKTYVPGSPGAVIARKDLLEQIEPEEVGGGMVEDVFVDRYEVKKVFPDREEAGTPNIPGAVGLAAAVDVLDRISMKLLWDKETQLINSALDQLMKIDGVVIYGETDTELCDRVASISFNITGLDHGLVAAVLNDYFNVAVRNECFCAHPYVKEMILDDLLDYVESVDMEDIEQVYHLKRGMVRASFALYSTEEDVATLISAVKDIASRKDYYQSQYEVDNSKNYVHKSFYFDHTETFSVEDAISALLS encoded by the coding sequence ATGAATAATGGACTTCCAAAAGGGCAGCAGCTGTACGAAAAAGTCCGCAATGACTTTATAGGTCTCAACACACAATACAAGGTTGCCACCGGCAAGACCAGCACACGGGTTTATCTCGACTCCTCTGCCACCACCCTCATGATGAAAGTTGCCCACGATGTCATGGAAGATTTCTACAAACATTACGCCAACACTCACTCACTCCTTCATTTCGGTGCCAAGATTTCCACCCGGGAATACGACTGGGCCCACCGGCGTATTCTCTCATTCGTGAAAGCAGACCCGGAAGTATATACCTGCTTCTTTACCGGCAGCGGCACTACGACTGGAATGAACAGGCTCGCCCGTATTCTACGGGACATCCGTCCTGATAAAGACGTGGCCATCGTCTCCATCATGGAGCATCACTCCAACGACCTCCCTCACCGGAAACATATGAAAAAGGTGGACCACATCCCGCTAAAATCCAGCAATGGCAAACTCGGCTGTGTATGTCTCGAGAGCCTGGAAAAAATATTGCAAAAGAACGAGGGGCACGTCAATTATGTTGCCATGACTGGGGTCAGCAACGTCACCGGTATTGTAAACCCCATCAACGAAGCTGCGGAGGTAGCTCACCGCTACGGCGTCCTCTTCATCGTGGACGGCGCCCAGCTGGCATCCCATGTGCCTGTGAAGATGTCCGTGCCGGAAAATCCTGAGCAGAATATTGACGCTCTCGTCTTCTCCGGTCACAAGACCTACGTCCCCGGATCACCGGGCGCCGTCATAGCTCGGAAAGACCTTCTAGAACAGATCGAGCCGGAAGAGGTGGGCGGCGGTATGGTGGAAGATGTTTTTGTGGACCGTTATGAGGTGAAGAAGGTCTTTCCCGATAGGGAAGAGGCGGGCACGCCTAACATTCCCGGCGCAGTTGGACTGGCCGCCGCCGTGGACGTTCTGGACAGGATAAGTATGAAACTACTCTGGGACAAGGAGACCCAACTTATCAATTCAGCACTGGATCAGCTCATGAAGATCGACGGTGTCGTCATCTACGGCGAGACAGACACAGAACTGTGCGATAGAGTCGCATCCATCTCATTCAACATCACAGGGCTGGATCACGGCCTGGTGGCGGCTGTGCTGAACGACTACTTCAACGTCGCCGTCCGAAATGAATGCTTCTGCGCTCATCCGTACGTTAAAGAGATGATCTTGGACGATCTACTAGATTACGTGGAATCGGTAGATATGGAAGACATTGAGCAGGTCTATCACCTCAAACGGGGGATGGTGAGGGCCAGTTTCGCCCTCTACTCCACTGAAGAAGATGTGGCCACTCTCATAAGCGCCGTGAAAGATATTGCTTCAAGGAAAGATTATTACCAGTCCCAGTACGAAGTTGACAACAGTAAGAACTACGTCCACAAAAGTTTTTATTTTGATCATACTGAGACGTTCTCCGTTGAAGATGCAATCTCGGCTCTTCTTTCATAA
- a CDS encoding SDR family oxidoreductase — protein MMSVALITGCSSGFGMLSAARLSAAGHTVYASMRNLQKKEALLVEVESRGGEVKLLKLDVTDNTTIDDAINTIESERGRLDILINNAGYGLGGFFEDISEREFRDQMETNFFGVLKMTRRALPLMRRSTTDHGNVKIINISSAQGRAPIPGLGAYGTSKWALEGFSEALYHELAPFGIRVVIVEPGSYRTEIFTSNAHVAEQAENQVSPYARFSVALRRKIETMTKGGSVGMGDNPEVVAELIEKIVTSRSPKLRYVVGRQARIRILLRAVLPMNCYSGLLRKALFGSVERSFET, from the coding sequence ATGATGAGTGTAGCATTGATAACAGGTTGTTCCAGCGGTTTTGGCATGCTTTCGGCAGCACGGTTGTCGGCGGCGGGGCACACCGTCTACGCCTCCATGCGAAATCTCCAAAAAAAAGAGGCATTGTTGGTAGAGGTAGAAAGTCGCGGCGGGGAAGTGAAGCTGCTTAAGCTTGATGTGACTGACAACACTACTATAGATGACGCCATTAACACAATCGAATCGGAGAGAGGCCGATTGGACATTCTTATCAACAATGCAGGGTACGGCCTGGGCGGTTTTTTCGAAGATATTTCGGAACGGGAATTCCGAGACCAGATGGAGACCAACTTTTTTGGCGTCCTGAAAATGACTCGAAGAGCACTGCCACTCATGCGAAGGAGTACCACCGATCACGGCAATGTCAAGATCATCAATATTTCCAGTGCTCAGGGGCGGGCTCCCATCCCCGGGTTGGGAGCCTACGGCACCTCCAAATGGGCGTTGGAGGGATTCAGTGAAGCGTTATATCACGAGCTGGCACCCTTTGGCATCCGTGTGGTGATTGTAGAGCCGGGCAGTTACAGAACTGAGATATTCACTTCCAACGCACATGTTGCCGAACAGGCTGAAAACCAAGTAAGTCCCTATGCCCGATTTTCCGTAGCATTAAGACGAAAGATTGAGACAATGACAAAAGGAGGATCAGTGGGGATGGGAGATAATCCGGAAGTGGTTGCTGAACTTATTGAAAAGATCGTGACAAGCAGATCTCCCAAACTCCGCTATGTGGTGGGGAGGCAGGCCCGGATCCGTATCTTGCTCAGAGCTGTTTTGCCGATGAATTGCTATTCAGGCCTATTGAGAAAAGCGCTGTTCGGATCCGTTGAGAGATCCTTCGAAACTTAG
- a CDS encoding TlpA family protein disulfide reductase, which translates to MNLKKTRQLGNIPMLRKTIITIMLVITPVYIIAQKDKEAAKPEIVGLQIGDEAPKFALRTLDGKYELLTRWTGERLSRPASQPVRHVVLVSFFATWCQPCMKELPHLENLWQKYQEREVRIFLVDITDATRSVPQYADAPEPAPFLKERGLTMPLLLDTYGMAMERYVPDKMLPRLFVLDKYRTIKLIKRGFHEGEDFEGELSAIIDELLKDPGEKKSD; encoded by the coding sequence ATGAATTTGAAAAAAACTAGACAATTGGGGAATATACCTATGTTACGAAAAACAATTATCACTATCATGCTGGTGATAACGCCTGTTTACATTATTGCTCAAAAGGACAAAGAAGCGGCAAAGCCTGAAATCGTCGGGCTGCAGATCGGTGATGAGGCACCCAAGTTTGCCCTCCGTACCCTTGACGGAAAATATGAACTGCTGACCCGATGGACCGGTGAAAGGCTTTCCCGCCCTGCATCTCAGCCAGTCCGTCACGTGGTGCTGGTGAGCTTTTTCGCCACTTGGTGCCAACCTTGTATGAAAGAGCTGCCCCATCTGGAGAATCTGTGGCAGAAGTATCAGGAGCGGGAGGTCCGCATCTTTCTTGTGGACATCACGGACGCTACCCGATCCGTACCACAGTACGCCGACGCACCGGAGCCGGCACCGTTTCTGAAGGAGCGGGGTCTCACCATGCCACTTTTGCTGGACACCTACGGCATGGCCATGGAAAGGTATGTGCCAGACAAGATGCTTCCACGCCTGTTCGTGCTGGACAAGTACCGCACAATAAAACTCATCAAGCGCGGTTTCCACGAAGGGGAAGATTTTGAAGGAGAACTGTCAGCAATCATTGATGAACTGCTGAAGGATCCCGGCGAAAAGAAATCTGACTGA
- a CDS encoding ABC transporter permease, translating into MINWIGFRTLVLREITRFLSVYRQTVIPGLISSGLYIIIFGLTLQRRISSIDGVPYTVYILPGLIMMNVITNAYNNTASSMLQMKMLQQIQDMLITPLSNVELALAFIIGGAVRGFVNGILVLLLGIFIVGMPLENPFSVILIIFLVSWAFSSIGLVIGIMAQTWDNIASMVNFFITPLIFLGGVFYSINMLPDFWRTISLVNPIYYVINGLRQSVLGVGDTPFSTSLIASIVMTLLFSSIGIFLFHKGYRIKS; encoded by the coding sequence ATGATTAACTGGATCGGATTCAGAACTCTGGTCTTGCGTGAGATTACCCGCTTCTTATCTGTCTATCGTCAGACGGTGATTCCCGGGCTGATCTCTTCGGGACTCTACATTATCATTTTCGGACTCACCCTCCAGCGCCGCATCTCATCCATTGATGGTGTCCCCTACACAGTCTACATCCTCCCCGGCCTCATCATGATGAATGTTATCACTAACGCCTACAACAATACTGCCTCCAGCATGCTACAAATGAAAATGCTGCAGCAGATTCAGGACATGCTTATCACGCCTCTTAGCAATGTGGAGCTGGCTCTCGCCTTCATCATCGGTGGCGCTGTGAGAGGATTTGTTAACGGAATCCTCGTCCTGCTTCTCGGAATCTTTATTGTAGGGATGCCGTTAGAAAATCCCTTCTCAGTGATTCTCATTATTTTCTTGGTGTCGTGGGCCTTTTCAAGCATAGGATTGGTCATTGGAATAATGGCCCAGACATGGGACAACATTGCTTCAATGGTCAATTTCTTTATCACCCCTCTCATTTTCCTGGGCGGTGTGTTCTATTCCATCAATATGCTCCCCGACTTCTGGAGAACCATCTCACTCGTCAATCCTATCTATTACGTAATCAATGGCCTGAGGCAATCTGTCCTTGGAGTAGGAGATACACCCTTCTCGACCTCACTGATAGCATCAATTGTCATGACGTTGCTTTTCTCCTCAATCGGTATCTTCCTGTTCCACAAAGGGTACCGCATCAAGAGTTAG
- the ligA gene encoding NAD-dependent DNA ligase LigA, whose translation MSRDVRKKVGALRKQLDHHNYCYYVLDDPEVADQQYDTLLRELQKLEQDHPHLVTPDSPTQRVGAPPPEAFGTLAHRLPMLSLENAMNDEDLIAFDERVKKGLGVDESIEYVAELKMDGLAVELVYENGTFARGSTRGDGFTGEDITQNLRTVRAIPLKLMDQKWPAALEVRGEVFMDKQGFVHLNKQRLEEGEPPFANPRNAAAGSLRQLDSSITTKRPLKFFAYEMAGATQLSHWETLENLKSWGFPVNGHIELCRNMETAVSFSQQWEEERKSLPYEIDGVVIKVNDSAQREALGVRSRSPRWAIAGKFKAQQVTTVVEDITASVGRTGAITPVAKLEAVPVGGVTVSNATLHNQDEIDRKDVRIGDTVLIQRAGDVIPEVVKVIIEKRPKGTKPYSLPDSCPKCSGEVSRPEGEAVARCQNAACPAQVKARIDHFISKRAMDVDGLGTKLIDKMVETGLLRDFSDIFTLKKEDVAGLERMAEKSAENIMNAIEASKAVPLWRFIYGLGIRNVGEHLAQVLAAQFGDLEAFMSAAPEEFEEIDEVGPIVASSIHVFFSGESNRAIIERCLTGGVTLENPPTLSESLPLEEKIFVFTGSLEKFTRSEAKEMVERLGGRTAGSVGQKTDYLVAGPGAGSKRTNAEKLGIPILTETEFLDLVNR comes from the coding sequence GTGAGTAGAGATGTAAGGAAAAAGGTCGGGGCTCTCCGGAAACAGCTCGATCACCACAACTACTGCTACTACGTCCTGGACGATCCTGAGGTGGCTGACCAACAGTATGATACTCTTCTTCGGGAACTTCAGAAGCTGGAACAGGATCACCCCCACCTGGTCACACCCGACTCCCCTACTCAGCGGGTAGGTGCGCCGCCTCCGGAAGCTTTCGGCACTTTGGCGCACCGTCTCCCAATGCTGAGTCTGGAGAACGCCATGAATGACGAGGATCTGATCGCCTTCGACGAACGAGTGAAAAAAGGTCTGGGTGTTGACGAAAGCATAGAATATGTTGCCGAGCTGAAAATGGACGGACTGGCCGTTGAGCTGGTTTACGAGAACGGCACCTTCGCCCGGGGATCCACCCGGGGTGACGGGTTTACCGGCGAGGATATTACGCAAAACCTCCGGACCGTCCGGGCCATACCGTTGAAGCTCATGGACCAAAAGTGGCCGGCAGCTTTGGAGGTCCGCGGTGAAGTGTTCATGGATAAACAGGGGTTTGTCCATCTGAACAAACAAAGATTAGAGGAAGGTGAACCCCCTTTTGCCAACCCCCGCAACGCTGCCGCCGGCAGTCTTCGCCAGCTGGATTCTTCTATCACCACCAAACGACCCTTGAAGTTTTTCGCATATGAAATGGCAGGAGCGACCCAGCTTTCTCATTGGGAGACACTGGAGAACCTGAAAAGTTGGGGCTTCCCTGTAAACGGTCACATCGAGCTGTGTCGGAACATGGAGACAGCGGTCAGCTTCTCTCAGCAGTGGGAGGAAGAAAGGAAGTCACTACCGTACGAGATTGATGGCGTGGTCATCAAAGTAAACGATTCGGCTCAGCGGGAAGCACTGGGCGTCAGAAGCCGGTCGCCACGCTGGGCCATCGCCGGCAAGTTCAAGGCGCAGCAGGTAACTACCGTAGTTGAGGATATCACCGCCTCTGTGGGCCGGACCGGTGCCATTACCCCTGTGGCAAAACTGGAAGCCGTCCCCGTGGGCGGTGTAACGGTCTCCAACGCCACACTGCACAATCAGGATGAGATCGACCGGAAGGACGTCCGAATCGGTGACACGGTTTTGATACAGCGGGCCGGAGATGTCATTCCGGAAGTGGTGAAAGTAATCATAGAGAAACGTCCGAAAGGTACCAAGCCTTATAGTCTTCCGGACAGTTGCCCCAAGTGTAGCGGTGAGGTTAGCAGACCGGAAGGTGAAGCGGTGGCCCGGTGTCAGAACGCGGCGTGTCCGGCGCAAGTAAAGGCCCGGATCGACCATTTTATCAGTAAGCGGGCCATGGATGTGGACGGCCTTGGTACGAAACTTATAGATAAGATGGTGGAGACAGGACTCCTCCGGGATTTTTCTGACATTTTCACCCTAAAAAAAGAAGACGTGGCGGGCCTGGAGCGGATGGCCGAAAAATCGGCTGAAAACATCATGAACGCAATCGAAGCAAGCAAGGCTGTACCTCTCTGGCGGTTTATCTACGGCCTCGGCATCCGAAATGTGGGGGAGCATCTTGCCCAGGTGCTGGCGGCCCAATTTGGAGATTTGGAAGCTTTCATGTCAGCCGCGCCGGAAGAGTTTGAAGAGATCGATGAGGTGGGGCCTATCGTGGCCTCCTCCATTCACGTCTTTTTCTCCGGTGAGTCGAACAGGGCAATCATCGAGCGGTGTCTCACTGGCGGCGTCACGCTTGAGAATCCACCGACCCTTTCAGAATCGCTACCCCTTGAAGAAAAAATATTTGTCTTCACCGGCTCCCTGGAAAAGTTCACCCGAAGTGAGGCAAAGGAAATGGTGGAGCGTCTGGGCGGGCGGACTGCCGGCTCTGTAGGTCAGAAAACAGACTATCTGGTGGCGGGGCCTGGCGCCGGCTCAAAAAGAACCAATGCGGAAAAGTTGGGTATCCCCATTCTCACCGAAACTGAGTTTCTCGATCTGGTCAATCGATGA
- a CDS encoding phosphatase PAP2 family protein: METELFPQRYYFTVPLSLSVFTLEFFHAAYFSFYLILWVPAMVAYRKQRPLVSEYIFVMMVVMFVQFWLTIVFPASGPVPLRAQVIPEGIFFIPLMNLIYTVGETGGSAFPSTHAAAAVVATAYGCKMFPRASRPIILWLFLILISTVVCTFHYTIDTIAGAFSGTLCLLVSKKLYEKIS, from the coding sequence ATGGAGACAGAACTGTTTCCACAGCGCTATTATTTTACCGTCCCACTTTCGCTTTCAGTTTTCACACTGGAATTCTTCCATGCTGCCTATTTCAGCTTCTATCTGATTCTTTGGGTTCCCGCCATGGTTGCATACCGCAAGCAACGCCCTCTCGTAAGCGAATATATCTTTGTCATGATGGTCGTCATGTTTGTGCAGTTCTGGTTAACGATCGTTTTTCCCGCCAGCGGCCCGGTTCCGCTCCGTGCACAGGTAATACCAGAAGGCATCTTTTTCATCCCCCTCATGAATCTCATTTATACTGTGGGGGAAACCGGAGGGTCTGCCTTCCCCAGCACCCATGCGGCGGCGGCTGTCGTCGCTACAGCGTACGGCTGCAAGATGTTTCCGAGGGCCAGCCGTCCCATCATTCTGTGGCTTTTTCTGATCCTTATTTCTACTGTTGTGTGTACTTTTCATTATACGATCGATACTATTGCCGGGGCGTTTAGTGGGACCCTCTGTTTGTTAGTCAGCAAAAAGCTTTATGAGAAAATATCCTAG
- a CDS encoding ABC transporter ATP-binding protein, with the protein MPAAIEIRDLCKSYDDTVALQGIDLTIQPGEFHGLLGPNGAGKTTTIGLITGLVRLEKGSISVFGKDVIRDYRFTRSKIGLSPQEFTSDWFFPIERLLIFQAGYYGISKKEAQPRVKELLEKFGLAEKSETKMRKLSGGMKRRFQIAKALVNDPDILILDEPTAGVDVELRHMLWDFLRELHQQGKTILLTTHYIEEAEQLCERVSIINDGLIVSEGTPRELIKSLGKGSIEVTLSGWDGSLEAQISDFDFVYEPETDGGRLIFSVDNPERELTHIVATLSSNGCHILEVKINKSSLEDVFVAMTGRGIND; encoded by the coding sequence GTGCCCGCCGCCATTGAAATCAGAGATCTCTGTAAGTCCTATGATGATACAGTCGCCCTTCAGGGAATCGACCTCACTATACAACCCGGTGAATTCCACGGCCTCCTGGGCCCTAATGGTGCCGGGAAAACAACCACAATCGGTCTCATCACGGGGCTTGTACGGCTGGAAAAAGGATCCATCTCCGTATTCGGAAAAGACGTCATCCGGGACTACCGCTTCACCCGTTCTAAGATTGGATTGTCGCCACAGGAATTCACGTCAGACTGGTTTTTCCCCATCGAGCGTCTTCTCATCTTCCAGGCTGGTTACTATGGAATTTCAAAGAAAGAAGCACAGCCGAGAGTAAAAGAGCTTCTAGAGAAATTTGGGCTGGCGGAAAAAAGTGAAACCAAGATGCGGAAGCTTTCCGGTGGAATGAAGCGCAGATTTCAGATTGCTAAGGCGCTGGTGAACGATCCTGACATACTCATCCTCGATGAACCGACGGCGGGAGTGGATGTGGAGTTGCGGCACATGCTCTGGGATTTCCTCAGAGAGCTGCACCAGCAGGGAAAGACGATCCTTCTAACCACCCATTATATCGAAGAAGCCGAACAGTTGTGCGAGCGCGTTTCCATCATTAATGATGGATTGATAGTGTCTGAAGGAACGCCTCGAGAACTGATCAAATCTCTGGGCAAGGGCAGCATTGAAGTGACGTTGTCTGGATGGGACGGTTCTCTTGAAGCACAAATATCCGATTTCGACTTCGTCTATGAACCTGAGACAGACGGCGGTCGCCTCATCTTCTCAGTTGATAATCCAGAAAGAGAGTTGACCCACATCGTAGCGACACTCAGCAGTAATGGATGTCACATTCTTGAAGTAAAAATCAACAAGTCAAGTCTGGAAGATGTGTTCGTCGCCATGACTGGACGAGGCATCAATGATTAA
- a CDS encoding phosphatase PAP2 family protein, producing the protein MIRCFALFLLLLSLAPANSLSELDRRISASLEGSNRLPLLDVSLEAFALVTPAVEWGWVFHQWQTNNSLEKYDLYEISAFSLLTTYAAVGMAKYFVRRERPVRKYQPRLWNTRITPSFPSGHVAASSAWATVAAHHFPESAPLLTSYVVLSAWSQVYVGNHYLSDAVAGALLGWMAGRLALGKMSGDSAGAVPYIQFSFSL; encoded by the coding sequence ATGATTCGTTGTTTCGCCCTTTTTCTTCTACTTCTGTCACTTGCGCCGGCAAACTCACTTTCTGAACTCGACCGGCGCATTTCTGCCTCCTTGGAAGGGAGCAACCGGTTACCCCTGCTGGATGTCTCACTTGAGGCCTTCGCTCTTGTTACACCGGCAGTGGAGTGGGGATGGGTTTTTCACCAATGGCAAACAAATAACTCCTTGGAAAAGTATGATCTCTATGAGATTAGTGCTTTTAGTCTGTTGACGACTTATGCCGCTGTGGGAATGGCAAAGTATTTCGTTCGACGCGAGCGCCCTGTACGAAAGTACCAACCCCGCCTATGGAATACGCGAATCACACCCTCTTTCCCATCGGGACATGTGGCCGCGTCTTCGGCCTGGGCCACTGTGGCGGCTCATCACTTTCCCGAGTCAGCGCCACTTCTGACTAGTTATGTGGTTCTATCTGCCTGGAGTCAGGTTTATGTCGGAAATCACTACCTCAGTGACGCAGTTGCAGGTGCTCTCCTGGGATGGATGGCAGGAAGATTAGCACTAGGTAAAATGAGCGGTGACAGTGCCGGAGCGGTTCCTTACATACAGTTTTCATTTTCTTTATGA